The genomic region ccttagggctccgggacgtctcccttcgccgccaggttcactgtccggacacgtctgtcccagtgagagcctgcaaagtacaaatcgatctaccggtacaaaacaaaagtccataaaaactaaaaaaggcgtcggggacattttccccatctctgattattttgttaatatcttttccaaccttgttccaagtcagagggtgaattcctggtccattaatcactaaccagggacatttctcctccgcgtattagaagaattttatcaaatcctttttcttaactcttattcctctctccctaagattaccttttcatctcctttagaaaaacagcctctttagataaatttttgcccatgatcgatgggacgacatacttacctcaagactctcccgcgttgcacgagtgatgcagtccgggcgtctctaccctgatcctctccggggccccttccgttgtccgtcgtccggcaggtcaccgtgcctcgagccccacgttcgggcgccacttgcccggtcccgcgggccaggttatttgatgagacccgaggaggcacctcctgaaagatcaatgggggcgagagagaaaggagaccaggcacataaaggaagagagagacattctgagttgcatcgaggtctccgtttattgactgggtattgaggcttataaacagggcttcaggcagggagggggaacaggggaagcactaagagaatggaaaattcctaagggagggtgaggtcgctttggtcccaggcccctgcagctggttgattagcaggtattccaggaagttgtacagcccgcggttaggccaggaacttcctgcctttgtaaggtttgataaagtaaggacaccactgtccggaatcggtccccaacagtggggagtgtgtggatgtgggcatagaagctctttAGAGCCCAtaccagaccctaagggaatcctccacaaaccacatgccaatctggactataggggaagagcctcagaaacatactcatggatttggggaccaagggctgaacgtcgccccctagctgccaaaccagggtattctaacagctgcatccctgcccttcgcccagccttcaccccagacacatagacacacacagacacagacacagacacagacacagacacagacacagacacacacacacacacacacacacacacacacacagagcagctttcagagatccagtggctatgtacatgactccacccaccagggtgaccagtacagctgccaggatggccttgggtctgctgacccaagcttccaggtcaaggtggcccggcaagaggggcctccaaggctgtacccggttcttctagggcagtgggatggaaggtgttacaccaagggagacgaccacccaactcactggggccctagacccagctcgggcttcccacctggcagaaggctgctccaggatggacacaaggcaaaagggcaggcagctctgtgcacttgtgagggatgcagagtcagcggcctgagtcccgtgtcccaaggtccgatggtctaatactgagatgggagaggagaagggcttccttccaaaaccttggacTTGGTAGTGAtatgcgttcagatggatgctgccccacatcatccgAAGCAGGGACCACAAGGCTCGGGGACATCCACAGTCTCttctcaacaggcagggcgtccagggccctgaggtagagacaaggacacatcaaaagaagaaacattgcacccacctccccccttgcctaccaaaccctgggctcaggcccccaccttaaccgtctcctaggcagcaccaggcaaccattctgacctacctccacctctgtcacaatctctctcctctgcacagccctccacctcccacccctaacctcccacctcccgaccctaccctacaccaactaccagacactactcaggaaacttctctttctgttctctaacttcctcaagaccctgtcaggcatggaactctctgtatcctctgtggacacctacctacctgtggcagggcctaggcacacacaggactcaactctctcaagagattcaagtggaccgaggacaggcaacatagaagctgagggacaagaagcaattctcactcttaacaccaggatacctgcagcacacacccaccctgtgtgtccttatggatttcccacaacattccaggtgtcatcACACAAAATTtcctccaggggcacagatccatggaacagaaaaaaagtgtccatagacagtgGGTCCTCCCAACAGCCTGAatgaaaaaaacaccaacaaactagagaacacccaacaccccacaggcagattctcatttgctctcgcctcactttctctctctctcatttatctatcctcctctacctccacctccacctctatctctgtgtccctctatccctcgctcctatgtacagtcccatccctggtatccagggtagctaggccatgatgagttgggaaatgctttgcactccccaacaggaagccttccttccatgagcactgaaagtctccagaggacctcctgttcatggctgacatcttccatcattgagcctagaagaaaatcactctccctagTACCTGGAGACAAGCCTTTCTATGCTATTCAaactctccctctctacaaagcttcctgaaGACATGTCctgaggctaaaaggggagcttcctgtTGCTGGGGGTTTGGGAggaggccctgacttcccatACATGCTTGCCAAGCCACTCCAAAGGACTGTCCTGCCACCTTCCCGATGATTCCTAtacaatgctctcatccaccatGCCACGACACGCCCCTGAgacccaaaccacacacaggatgcaccactccaaaccttgtgctcacGGGAGCTGGAGATGAAGGATGGAGACCTAAAAGGCTTCCCCTACATGCCCACCTGTCCTTCCCCTTCAACACGGACCTGACCACCATCATTCTtatatactgtgcctctcagccaCCTCTTATGGACCCAAACAGGACTACACCACACTAAACCCAGGCActcacaaacacccaatacacacacacacatacacacacacacacacacacacacacacacacacacacacacacagcaggtctAGGACTCCACAtactgccctctgttaatttcagagccttctccaaGTATTCTTCCTGTTGAGATggtgtctggacagggcagtgcaggacaaggggctttccgACCTTTGACCCTGGGGGTTCTACCTGGTTTAAGGCAAAGGTGAGCTAagcaggagaacacaggaaggagtattcggcctgcatgtgtgtcctgcatgacAGAGAAGAAGCTTCTCAGGGGAGGCAAGGGCCGTGAAACCTGGCctccatggtacctaagtcctgcctggcctgtttgtgagcacccctgagaccaaaccctgctctggatgcttctactgggattcaccttgagccaccacactgccttgagctctgggatcactgggtacacacaaccagcttgcataggatgatgattgggggtggggggtccccGGACCAATTGTTGgattctggggatgtggctctggagcaggaaccttttctgacaggtcccagtccctgaattccacctgtagcacacctCAAGTGGAAGGgcatttgtaaaaggaacaaaaggcaagccagagagaaggcctggcagccagagaggagaggggatggcaggaggaattaaatggatgacagacatttggccacagtggctaccagcaaccaggcctgagaccctgaaaacctcccaaagaggcagggcagagtttgtgtggtctccggaagtgagctgtggatactgctagggaggctcaaaAAAAGTTAGGGGCTccctgggtggccttgtgcaccaaggTAAGGGCAGGCGGGTTGGCACTCTGGGGCGAAATTTCCCCACAAGGAcacccatgcagcccaggctgcacaatcccctgcggagaggtcctctgctgctgccagacatggcggcggTAGGatccgggaggctgtgcttcagTGACCCGCAAGCCAAGCCTCGTGTCGCCTGCCTGGAgccggtcacctggaccctgcttcctcctccagctctcctgggtcatggagcaggccagagaaccgctttggtcctgggggacccaggcgggagcccttccctagccagcccgaCTCCATTTCCTGGGatgcacagggacctgctggcggaataGGCAAACTtaatccgcgtgatggcagcagtgcaccgagaatgccaaaggccaagggcgaagggcgctctccctctgcccttcgcaaagcaaacaaaaattaaaaaattaaaaaaaaaaaagtcagcattctcctgccaagctccaagatggaggccatctatgtagatcaggactggacagacatgaggctctagggctgctgctagggatcccagggtgttcagtgagtgggggtgtggtgggcaatggaggttacCGACCACaacaggttcctccatgccctgcactgccctgagacactgggctttgGGCACATGGCAGCCCATGAAGGCCCCCCCTGAGGGTATCAcgtggtacctggagaggggccaggtggtggagggtgtgatggagggggccaagtggggagtgtgtggatgtgggcatagaagctctttAGAGCCCAtaccagaccctaagggaat from Peromyscus eremicus unplaced genomic scaffold, PerEre_H2_v1 PerEre#2#unplaced_120, whole genome shotgun sequence harbors:
- the LOC131901605 gene encoding uncharacterized protein LOC131901605 isoform X2: MDLCPWRKFCVMTPGMLWEIHKDTQGPWTPCLLRRDCGCPRALWSLLRMMWGSIHLNAYHYQVQGFGRKPFSSPISVLDHRTLGHGTQAADSASLTSAQSCLPFCLVSILEQPSARAEGERPSPLAFGILGALLPSRGLSLPIPPAGPCASQEMESGWLGKGSRLGPPGPKRFSGLLHDPGELEEEAGSR
- the LOC131901605 gene encoding uncharacterized protein LOC131901605 isoform X1, with amino-acid sequence MTQESWRRKQGPASMLPVLGPLESLERVESCVCLGPATGPWTPCLLRRDCGCPRALWSLLRMMWGSIHLNAYHYQVQGFGRKPFSSPISVLDHRTLGHGTQAADSASLTSAQSCLPFCLVSILEQPSARAEGERPSPLAFGILGALLPSRGLSLPIPPAGPCASQEMESGWLGKGSRLGPPGPKRFSGLLHDPGELEEEAGSR